A window of Heteronotia binoei isolate CCM8104 ecotype False Entrance Well chromosome 17, APGP_CSIRO_Hbin_v1, whole genome shotgun sequence genomic DNA:
TCTGTAAGCTGGAATCAGAAATCCACCAAACTGTACTTTCAGTTCTGGTTCGGGGTGGGGAACAGAGGCTCACTATTGATAGtgcttaccagggctttttttgtagcaggaactcctttgcatattaggccacacccccttgatgtagccaaccctcctggagcatgcagtaggccctgtactaagagccctgtaacctcttggaggattggctgcatcaggggggcgtggcctaatatgcaaaggagttcttgctacaaaaaaagccctggtggttacCGTAGGGCTAACCTAGACACAACAAGGGAAGAACCCTAAATGGATATTCAGTAGTGTTGTGTTTGGtgcagagccagtctggtgtagacagccagtctggtgtggtggttaagtgtgcggactcttatctgtgagaaccaggtttgattccccactcctccacttgcacctgctggaatggccttgggtcagccacagctatcgcaggagttgtccttgaaagagcagcttctatcagagccctctcagccccacccacctcacagggtgtctgttgttgggggagaagatataggagattgtaagccaccgattctctccgattcagagagaagggtgaggtataaatctgcaatctttcttctcctgcagttgtcttctttaaAAACGAAAACACCAGCGAAGAATGGCTGCGGGCAGAGCTCTGGGAGGTGAAAAGGAATCCTGCCCTCAGATGGTTCTAACTCGGTGTCCCCAGCCTTTCTGAGCCCGAGGGTGCCTTTTGGAATTCTAACCCAGGGTGGTGGGGAGCAGCCACAAAATACAGGAGACTGAGCTAAACACATACACCGAGGAAACCTCCATGCAGGTGAAGgggggtaattttttaaaaagggacacGGGAAAAGAGGAGTGAAAGAACAAAACGATcattctctttaagtatttgaaaggctgtcacttaagggagggcagggagctgtcccTGTTGACAGTGGAGGACTGGACTGACAagaatgggtctaaattaagggtgggaaagtaCCAGATGGATACAGtagttgttcaacagtgaaatCCACTACTGGCAGACTTTAAGCGGCGGCTGGAGGAGTGCTTggtcagggatgttctaggccaggagtggccaaactggctctttcacacatatcatgtgactcttgaagccccaaccgctccattggctggcttggagtaggcatttgtctctttaaatcacgtctccaagccagctagtggcttggagaatgcatttaaagctagttgctttctttccgcctttctctcccccatctattttccttccttcctgttttgtggttctcaaatatctgacgtttattctatgcagctcttacatccaggaggtttggccatccctgctctaggccgagcctgcactgagcagggggttggaccagatggcctgtaaggcccccttccaactctgggatccTACGGTTCTAAACCCAACACTGAGACAGCAGCTGCTGTTGAAGCAACATTACTTTAATCTACCCAGCCAATCGGacctccagtggccagtcagaagtcctgctgggcaaatgccccacccgctttctaaaaatacttggccgATGCCAGGAAGAGTCAACAGAGCGGATGGGCACTCTGCTGGGGACCTCTGCTGAAGCCACAAATATCCCCTGCGCTGTTCACTATCCCTTAAAGGGGGGAGcatgaccaggggtcgttttgtagaaacacAGGTGGTGGAGTTGactggcataactcattagcgtacactaccccccaccagccaaaagcaacccaaagcaagaaaggaaagccctgggtgagtggggcctgcttgggctggctagagatccagtcagcccaagcaggccttgttctcctgggactctcctgggccgcccctctCTCCTCcagacaaaaggccagcaaaccacccactgcccaaaaaagtggagaaagggtggtgtgggcttctccaggggttgatgagggctactgggggcatggcaacgctcctggtggctggctggctgcctgctctcctaacccagggattgttaacccagagagagccagtttggtgtagtggttaagtgtgcagactcttatctgggagaaccgggtttgattccccactcctccacttgcacctgctggcatggccttggatcagccagagctctggcagaggttgtccttgaaagggcagctgctgtgagagccctctccagccccacccacctcacagggtgtctgttgtgggggaggaaggtaaaggagattgtgagccgctctgagactctttggagtggagggcgggatataaatccaatatcttcttcttcgttatgcagctgcacctcctagtcaatggacaaggtagggagggaaggggggggggcgtcagaaaggttcaggagctgtgctcctgctgaatctgaagcctgagcATGACTATTAGCAGTATGGGAGAGGCTGGTTCCAATCAGTGAATCCAAATCAAGAGTGCCCACACTGGAGCTATTTCCATTTTTCAAGCGCTGGGATGATTGCCCATCCTTATGTTTCCCCGAGCCCAATGTGGCTGTCAGAGCAAACCTGTAGGATTCGCAAGCCAAGAAACATCCAAAAAGAATGTGCGTGGGCAAGGGACAGAAGGAGCTCGACCATAATGCCTGAGCAAGCTACAGAAAAAAAATTCAGGTTTCAAGTATTCGTTCTACCtaacccctcccccagccccttCTGAATCCAACACAACAGAGCGCTGCTTTTGCATCTTGTGATAAAACTTCACGCCCAACTGGTAATGCTAAACTGGGACCAGAGAATGATTCTTGCGGAAGAAAACAGGTGCTAGAATGAAACGAAAAAGAGAAATCTCACATAAGCAATTATCAGGCGGTCTTGGGGCACCTTGAAGGCCAACCCACATCCTGGGGCAAAAGCTCATCTCATTAGCTGCAGTCTGGTCTAGGGAAACTCTATCAGGCAGGCCTTTCAAGTGAGTccacaaaacaaaacaggctACAAAAATGATGATTTGTCTCTGTGCTCAAGCTATGCTGATCATCTGTGGCCTAAAAGGAAATGGTTTTTGTCAAGATTCTCTGGATGGAATTCGTATTGCCACCAATGACCCGTAGAGCAGATATCTTAGCGTTAGCTTTCACCTGCCACAAGACACCCTTAGAGAACTTCTTGGGTAAAGGAGTTTACCTGTCCAGCAATCCTGTCCAGGTCTCTCTGCCCCTGTGGAGTAAGTTTGCGGCCTCTGAAATTAAACCAACAAATAAGGTCAGCGCTTTCAAATCACAGCCTCCTCAGCCCAAATATACACCATTTTTCATATCTTTGCTCCCCTTCAGTAGGTAAAAGTTTCACCCGAatcccagttttccctccaaatgAACAAACAATTCATAAGTAACTATTTTGGAGAAATCATTCTTCTCCCAAAATGacaaaaaagagatcagttccaagcagggttttttttgagcagaaacgcagttccagctggcttggtgtcggggtgtgtggcctaatatgcaaatgagttattgctgggctttttctattaaaaaagccctggttctaggaGACTCGCAACAAGGATGTAGCGATGGCTACGTggcagacagctttaaaagaggctctgacggattcatggaggagaggtctgtcagtggctaatagccaaggTGGCTAAAGGTGACCTCCATGCTCAAAAGCAGTCAATCTCTGATTCCCAgcaccaggaggcaacaccatgggaaggcctcagcctctatgcccagtCACTGGACACCTGGACAAGTCGGTTGGttgctatgtgagacaggatgctggactggatggaccgctggtctgatctagcagggctcttgtgatgttcttatgaaggcctcagcctctctgccctgttattggccctccagaggaactggttgtcccttgttgtgtgagacaggaggctggactggatggaccaccagtctgatccagcagggcctttcttatgtgcttatgaaagcctcagcctcatgattggaactggttggccactgtgtgagacaggatgctggactagatggaccactggtctgatccagcagggctcttctgatgttcttttgaaggcctcagcctctctgccttatgattggaactggttggccactgtgtgagacaggatgctggactagatggaccactggtctgatccagcagggctcttctgatgttcttttgaaggcctcagcctctccgccTTATGattggaactggttggccactgtgtgagacagcaggctggactagatggaccactgctctgatccagcagggctcttctgatgttcttatgaaggcctcagcctcttcgccctgttgctggccctccagaggaactggttgaggccactgtgtgagacaggaggctggactagatggaccactgctctgatccagcagggctcttctgatgttcttaatctCTGGTGTCAAACAAGCCACTTGTGGACAAACAGGACAACGTTGCTGCATGGCTTTCATGACACTAACACTATTTTCCTTGTCCTTATTCACTTAGGGCTACTAGGCTGGACGAGGGCTTCTCATCTTTTGCAAACTCACCCATCCTGGTCTTTCTCCACCATCTTCAGTCCTTCCAGAGCCTGCAGAACCCTCCTGGCAACGCTCTTGGAGCCACGGCTGAAGTGGCTAGGCATCACACCATTGCGCTGGCGGCCACCGTAGATCTTGGTCATGGAGCCTACCCCAGCACCGCCGCGGAGGTACAGGTGGCGGGCTGTGGATGCtacgaaaacaaaacaaaaaaaaaacgcTTTTTAGAACAGCCAATCTTTTCCTTGCATTTCCAACCTGGTGATTTCAACCTGAAtattctagttcaggggtggccaaacttgcttaacgtaagagctacttAGAATAAaggacagatgtttgagagctgcaagacctttgagatgtttgagagctggaagacaggaacgtcagatgtttgagagcaggcaggcagatagGGGAGATGGAAGTGGAAAGCAactaaattcattctccaagccgccagttggcttgaagaagttatttaaagagagaaatgccttctccgagccagccagtggggtgctgggggctttgagagccacgcaatacgtgtgaaagagccacatgtggctcccaagctgcagtttggccaccctgttctAGCTGAAGTCTAACTAGAGGAAATGCAGAAGCAAATAGCTGAAGTCTAACTAGAGGAAATGCAGAAGCAAATAGCTGAGGTCTAACTAGAGGAAACGCCGAAGCAAATAGCTGAAGTCTAACTAGAGGAAACGCAGAAGCAAATAGCTAAAGTCTAACTAGAGGAAATGCAGAAGCAAATAGCTGAAGTCTAACTAGAGGAAATGCAGAAGCAAATAGCTGAAGTCTAACTAGAGGAAACGCAGAAGCAAATAGCTAAAGTCTAACTAGAGGAAATGCAGAAGCAAATAGCTGAAGTCTAACTAGAGGAAACGCAGAAGCAAATAGCTAAAGTCTAACTAGAGGAAACGCAGAAGCAAATAGCTGAAGTCTAACCAGAGGAAACGCAGAAGTAAATAGCTGAAGTCTAACTAGAGGAAATGCAGAAGCAAATAGCTGAAGTCTAACTAGAGGAAACGCAGAAGCAAATAGCTAAAGTCTAACTAGAGGAAACGCAGAAGCAAATAGCTGAAGTCTAACCAGAGGAAACGCAGAAGCAAATAGCTGAAGTCTAACTAGAGGAAACGCAGAAGCAAATAGCTGAAGTCTAACTAGAGGAAACGCAGAAGCAAATAGCTGAAGTCTAACTAGAGGAAACGGTATGTgtaggggggtggtggtggtgctgggggttttgccaccccaggctgccccccgccCTGGTCcctatgggggtctttaaatgagtgGCAGGCAAACGTCGCTGccctgctgccccttctgcccacccaagACCTGGATGGAtaaaagaggtggtgcttcagagTGAGGCAGAAGGGGTGGTGGGCTGCTCTGCCTCGTTCCAAGGCTGCAAGGGGAGGCAACCTCGGAACAAGGCCACGCTGCCTCTTCCGTCTGCCCAGGTCCTGGGCAGGCgaaagggccagtgcagcacctctgcctcactccgcagcCTGGTCACTAACTGGTCAAGGACTGCTACCAGTCCATAGCTCaggtgttggggacccctgattttaGAGCACTCCTTGTGCATGGCTACTCTGACTCACAACTATAAGCCTCTTATTGTGAGCAATTTACCATCCAAGCTGGAATTGtggcattgtgcagagggttgggactagatgaccctggggagggggggtcccttccaactccacgaTTCTATACAACCTAAGATTGCAGAACCCACTTTTCAGAGCGTGATGCTTTCCACAGCCCACCCTGTGCCGGCCACAGGACTCAGCAGGTGGGATCtcaagagagaagaaagcagttgAGAACAGGGAAAAGACAGTGCAGAGACTGGCTGGAGATGATGCCATTTACGAGCACTAAAGAATCTACTGCCAACTCCTAGGTGTCGCCAGCAAAGGGACAGGAGTAAGGAGAGACCCTACAGAGAAGAAAGAAGGCACCACAGAGCGAGGACCTGGGAGGAAGATACGGTGCCCAAAACCCTGCATTTACATCTAGAATAGAACCGCAGGCAATAAGGGAAAGGATGCAAAGAACAGAAGAGGGCCCTTTTAACAACCACCGCGGTTGCTTTATACAAACCACCTGACTTCCCTCAGAGCAAACCGCTCAGGAACAGACAAAACGAATGCAGCCAGAGGCGATATGCCCGCCAGCCAACAGCTGGTCTTCCAAACCCCCACATCCTATCTAAACAGTTTCAGGGGCATGAAAACAACAACCGGGAGGGCTGCGCTTAATAGGCATCAGCGTGGCGGAATCGGCGAGAGGAATAAAAAGGCATGTCCGGCTTCAGAGCCCCCCCCTCGTCGCAAGAGAAGCAGGTTTTAAAAAGCCAGTCGAGAAACAGCAGAAAATTGCTGGGCATTATTCACAGTGAATGCGCACAGATGTGCGTGTCTGAGAAGGCAGCCGAACGCCAGGGAAGGAGCGAGGCAGACATCTCCATGCCGACAAAAACTCTAAAGCCCTCCAACTGTTACGGGGAGGCTTCTGAAGTCAAGAACAAAACTATCTGGGGCCTTAGGAAGGAAGAGACAGATTGCTTGGCCGGCTACCAAGACTCGCTTGAGCCCGTCTTCTCGGGGCAGGCAGCATGCAGAAACAACCGACTCGGGCAGAATTGATAGACGAATAGATCACTCAATGCAGGAAGGGGGGCAGAGCATCTAatcctgcccctccccaccaaagcaacAGACTGCACCTCATAACACTGCCACATCCCTAGAAGATGAAGTGACCCGGGATGGGGGGGAAGCAAGCAGACAAAACATTCCTTACAGGTACGCAGCTGACGGCCCAATTTTGAAGCGGTTTGAGGAGGCGAGACCCGGACAAGGTATTCTTCTGCACACCCAGGTGGTCTTGTTAAAACTGGGCCTTGAGCCGCTCTGTAGCCACCTGGGCTACAGGTAGCAACTAAGGACCCAATTTAGAGCCAGACACTGGGCATCAGCAACCCATCATAGGGTAAGTCCTGCTTGATCGCCTGCATCACGGACCGAAGCTCAAGGCACACCTGCAGCAAGTACACCTGGCGCTGAAGCATAATCACCTTTGGTAGAGACAATCTTAATACAGCTTCTCTGCTCCGTTCCCAGAACTGGGCATCAACAGAGACTGCTACAGCAGccgaaagagagaaaaggagtgCAGCCAGGAGAAGGTATCTTTTCCAGTTGGTGGAAATGGGAAAAGAAATCTCTTGTTTCCAGAGGTCAtttcatagcaggagctcctttgcatattaggccacacgcccttgatgtagccaatcctcctggagcttacagggctcttttttgtaagctcttggaggattggctacatcaggggtgtgtggcctaatatgcaaaagagctcctgctacggAATGACCGCTGCTTGTTTCCATCCACAACAACACAGCCCCCTGAGGAAGGAGGACTCTCTCCTGGCAGTCCCAGAGAATGTTAACCCAGCGTCTGCAGTGCCTCGAACAGCTGCGGCTTTGGTACAGCTACAGCAACTACCTCTGCTAGGAGTCGCCCATTTCTTCCCCACAGAGGCCTCCAGAGTCAGCAGAAGCACTCCCTGGCAGGTAGCTAAAGGAGGCCCAGGCGTCCTGCGGAAGCACCCCTTTtcttaaacacacacatataagtACCAGTAAAATATTAAACCCAGGTAAACATCAACATCTTCCTAACCCAGATaacctaggctagcccaatctcagaagctgaaCACGGTTGGGTCCAGGGCAGTATTGGgataggaggccaccaaggaagtaaagggctgctacgcagagaccagcaatggcaaaccacctctgaatggctaTTGCCTTGATAACcgtacagggttgccataagttggctgcactTTGATGTTAAAAAACCCAGACAAAGAGCATTTGAATTAATTTGCCCCCcgaccttttttggcaccagggaccggtttgtggaagaccatttttccatggaccagggggaggtgatggttttgggataatacaactgtgcacttcatTTCCATTACTACATTGTAATCAATGCTCCCTgtaggctgtggagtcttgtgagcaaaaaattctacttcgtgagcggctggtatcaaagttgtgagctgctgcatcaatgagtttgctctggggccattttgcctgagctgagacaaaaatgtgtgaggcagaggctaaaaaacctgtgagctggctcacactaactcaggttagagggaataccaattgtaatatataatgaaataattatacagctcacgaaccggttgctaacaggccacagagcGGTatcggtccatggcccaggggttggggacccctgctctagaccaaaGGCTACTCAGGGCAGGGTGCCATCACCGTTTATTAAAATGCCTCTAAAGAACCACGTATGTTGCTGGGGCCATTTTAAATCCTCTCCCTTTTGCTAACCTGCCAGATGTCATGCTAGTTAAACATGCTGCATGTACCCACAATATTTTTTAGATCCACAAACTCCAGATGGCACAGCCACCCTTGGCCTCTCACAGAACACAGAAATGAACGCTCACTCGCTGCGTTTTTAGAAATCGCACACACGACCATCCAGACGTACTTACCGGCTCTAGTGTAGAACCAATTCTCATCGTAGGGGGCCAGTTCCTTGTGTTTGGCAAGTTTGACTGTGTCCACCCATTCAGGTACCTTCAGTTTACCTGACCTGCAACAACAATTTGAAGATCAATTATTATCAATGTCAGAAATAACCGAAGTGTTGCTATTGTCTACAGTCAGCAGACAGGGTACACGTACGCATTTATGGTGTCACCACTCAAACAGGCATGTTTGTCTTGCTTTTCTGCACAGCTACAAAGCAAGAACTAAGATCCAGGCCTTCACACCTTGCAGATGGACAACTATGTTCCAAGATGGCCAAACAAACAATTCGCAGTTGCAGATTCTACTCAAACAGTGAAGTACAGCACTGGCCAATGTTTGATTAAAACCTGTACAATTGACAGATTTACTTGACATATAAACATAACAGTCGAAGAAGAGCATGTTAGCTGATGCAGGAATATTATCATGTTTGGCTTAATTCATCCATAAACTCTTAAGAGACTTAATTCATTTCCACTGGATAGCCAATGCCTGCAGTCAGTGGGACAGCCACCAATGTATACTATCTAGGTTCAGGAAACCAGACAGGAAGCTCCTAGGCACACCATTACAGCAAAGCCAAGTTCCTTCAAAGGAGTATCAAAAATCAGTGAATAGATTTCCCAGTGTTCTGTCACATTCCCATGTGGCCAAGAAACAGGAGTTAGGGCAAATCTGTACATACAGGAGCAAATTGAGGTTGAGGGGAGATACGACTGCTCACTTTAAGTAttggaagggctgtcacttagaggagggcagggagctgttccagtTGGCAGCAGAGAAAAGGACTCGCattaatgggtttaaattaagggcgggaaaGTACCAGCTAGACAgtaggaaaaaacttttttacaggaagagttgtccagcagtggaatcagctaccaaaggaggtggtgagctccccctcactggcagtctttacacagcaactggacaaacacttgtcagggatgctctagttgggactagatggcctgtatagttccttccagctctgtgattctaagttGCCATTGAACTGCAGAATAAAACCAATTGGCATCAACCTGGGCCCAATGGAGGGAAACTATACAAGATGTTTAGAGATCAGACAGCCCGACATGTTTATTTTCCCCAAGCTTCCCTCAACAAGTTAGGCTAGGAGAGCCACATGAGGGAAGCAGGTTTTGAACTCCTTCCACCACATCTAAattgctcccctcccccaaagttgcCACTGGGAATAACATACATGTATTCAACACTAGACTCCAGAGGAACAAAAAGATGGTTTAACTATCACACCTTTAATGACAACACCCTGACTGCTGAACTGCTCAAAAAAGAATAAATTGCTTTTCCTTATGTTGTAGATGCAAATACTGAAAAACCAAAGTCACTGAAGTTTCGCTAGCTCAGCCTACTCCAGCCATTAACCAAAAGAAACCTAACATTGAATTGCCCTTTGGTTTTTGATTAATGCGCTTGGCGCCTTTGAACAAGTCTAAGCTTTGGCTGATAACTGTTTAATTCACTTTTTTTCTGGGCAACTTACTTTTTGAGGAAGGCAGCGAGGGCCCTCACGAACTCCTGCTGGTTCACGTCTTTTACTGTTACACCTGGcatctgcaaaagaaaaaaaatcaaatggcaAATTTGTAACAATATGAATAAGTCGAGGTGCACCTAGGTAGGAAAATGTATTTATGTTGTCCCCACTTCCTTTAACTCTACATTTCCTTTTTCCTTATCCACTAAATGCTACACAATCTGTAGAACTTGTCAGCTGAAGAGACTACTAACTTTGAAGACCACCATCACCAGCTCAGAAGCAGCTGCCTCTGTAGCATGGAATACCCTTGGGCCCCCATTAAAATCTGCAACAGGGCACCTGCATAGACACCAGATGCGATAGAACTTTCCCAAAAATCATACTGATA
This region includes:
- the RPS19 gene encoding small ribosomal subunit protein eS19 yields the protein MPGVTVKDVNQQEFVRALAAFLKKSGKLKVPEWVDTVKLAKHKELAPYDENWFYTRAASTARHLYLRGGAGVGSMTKIYGGRQRNGVMPSHFSRGSKSVARRVLQALEGLKMVEKDQDGGRKLTPQGQRDLDRIAGQVAAASKKH